In the Streptomyces sp. BHT-5-2 genome, one interval contains:
- the cpaB gene encoding Flp pilus assembly protein CpaB encodes MNSRQRRGVILLLLSVLCAVGAFVGVLSVIRNVESKIGQERTAYRLRTDVAAYKPLDPGQFEEVRIPQRWLPPTAVTDLDKVSGKIAVTPLKKGSLLQDDMVVDRPALKPGQQEIAIMIDAATGVAGKINPGSRVNIFATFDGRRPEDKPVSKVIVAGAQVIDVGKLTPLEAKDPGSPAATSRQPGQAVPITFALDTEDAQRVAYAESFASHVRLALLAPGTEATIPPGERTYTLDGDK; translated from the coding sequence ATGAACTCACGCCAGCGCCGCGGAGTGATCCTGCTGCTCCTGTCCGTCCTGTGTGCGGTCGGCGCCTTCGTCGGCGTGCTGTCGGTGATCAGGAACGTCGAGTCCAAGATCGGGCAGGAGCGGACCGCCTACCGGCTCAGGACGGATGTCGCGGCCTATAAACCGCTGGATCCGGGGCAGTTCGAAGAGGTGAGGATTCCGCAGCGGTGGCTGCCGCCCACCGCCGTGACCGACCTGGACAAGGTCAGCGGCAAGATCGCGGTGACCCCGCTCAAGAAGGGGTCGCTCCTCCAGGACGACATGGTCGTCGACCGGCCGGCGCTCAAGCCCGGCCAACAGGAGATCGCGATCATGATCGACGCCGCCACCGGCGTGGCCGGCAAGATCAACCCCGGCTCCCGGGTCAACATCTTCGCCACCTTCGACGGCCGCCGCCCCGAGGACAAGCCGGTCTCCAAGGTCATCGTCGCCGGCGCCCAGGTCATCGACGTCGGCAAGCTGACGCCCCTGGAGGCCAAGGACCCCGGCAGCCCCGCCGCCACCAGCCGCCAGCCCGGCCAGGCCGTCCCGATCACCTTCGCGCTGGACACCGAGGACGCCCAACGCGTCGCCTACGCCGAGTCGTTCGCCTCCCATGTGCGGCTCGCCCTGCTCGCCCCCGGCACCGAGGCCACCATCCCGCCCGGCGAGCGCACCTACACCCTCGACGGCGACAAGTGA
- a CDS encoding GntP family permease, with amino-acid sequence MVLAAVPLTQALREQGGPPSPHTGGLPALIPGTPGLLTVAALGIALLLFLIIKVRLQPFVALLGVSIAVGLAAGLSVTELFGTVQLHPSAHSARADAVSLIESGMGGVLGHVAIIIGLGTMLGAILEVSGGAEVLSARLLALFGERRAPLAMGLTGLLFGIPVFFDVGIFVLAPLVYAAARKSGRSIVRYAMPLLAGLSMTHAFLPPHPGPVAAAGLFKVDLGWVILMGVLCGVPAVLAAWGYAAWIGGRVFVPVPQDMAEAAEEARAAVAAERAAGGGGPREKPVAPGTVLAIIGTPLVLILLATFSSIALAPPPSSPTGSEQGGPPSGRSVVEFLGHPFVALTIALLLAYYLLGVRRGWSRRSLEAVSTASLKPVGNILLVVGAGGIFGAVLKGSGVATALSDTFHHVGLPVIVLAYLLSLVLRVAQGSATVAIVTTAGIVLPLVEAQGLSQAQLALVIMAISAGSIFASHVNDGGFWMVGKYFGISERDTLKTWTVLESVLSLAGFAVAALLSLIV; translated from the coding sequence ATGGTCCTCGCCGCCGTGCCCCTCACCCAAGCTCTCAGGGAGCAGGGGGGACCCCCGTCACCGCACACGGGTGGACTGCCGGCCCTGATACCGGGCACGCCCGGCCTGTTGACCGTCGCCGCCCTCGGCATCGCCCTGCTGCTCTTCCTGATCATCAAGGTCCGGCTGCAGCCCTTCGTCGCCCTGCTCGGCGTCTCCATCGCGGTCGGCCTGGCCGCCGGCCTCTCCGTCACCGAACTCTTCGGCACGGTCCAGCTGCATCCTTCGGCGCACTCCGCGCGGGCCGACGCGGTCTCCCTGATCGAGAGCGGGATGGGCGGCGTCCTCGGCCATGTCGCGATCATCATCGGCCTGGGCACCATGCTCGGCGCGATCCTCGAAGTCTCCGGCGGCGCCGAGGTGTTGAGCGCCCGTCTGCTGGCCCTCTTCGGCGAGCGGCGCGCCCCGCTGGCGATGGGCCTGACCGGCCTGCTCTTCGGCATCCCGGTCTTCTTCGACGTCGGCATCTTCGTGCTGGCGCCGCTCGTCTACGCCGCGGCCAGGAAGAGCGGCAGGTCGATCGTGCGGTACGCCATGCCGCTGCTGGCCGGGCTGTCCATGACGCACGCCTTCCTGCCGCCGCACCCCGGGCCGGTGGCCGCGGCCGGCCTGTTCAAGGTCGACCTGGGCTGGGTCATCCTCATGGGCGTGCTGTGCGGGGTGCCCGCGGTGCTGGCGGCCTGGGGGTACGCGGCCTGGATCGGCGGGCGGGTGTTCGTGCCGGTCCCGCAGGACATGGCCGAGGCCGCCGAGGAGGCCCGGGCCGCGGTCGCCGCCGAGCGCGCCGCGGGCGGGGGCGGCCCGCGGGAGAAGCCGGTCGCGCCGGGCACCGTGCTCGCCATCATCGGCACCCCGCTGGTGCTGATCCTGCTGGCGACCTTCTCCTCCATAGCCCTGGCACCTCCCCCGAGCTCTCCGACAGGCTCCGAGCAGGGGGGACCCCCATCCGGCCGCTCGGTCGTCGAGTTCCTCGGCCACCCCTTCGTCGCCCTGACGATCGCGCTGCTGCTGGCGTACTACCTGCTGGGGGTGCGGCGCGGCTGGTCCCGCAGGTCCCTGGAGGCGGTCTCCACCGCGTCCCTGAAGCCGGTCGGCAACATCCTGCTGGTCGTCGGCGCGGGCGGGATCTTCGGCGCGGTCCTCAAGGGCAGCGGGGTGGCCACCGCGCTGTCGGACACCTTCCACCACGTCGGCCTGCCGGTGATCGTGCTGGCCTACCTGCTGTCGCTGGTGCTGCGGGTGGCCCAGGGCTCGGCGACGGTGGCGATCGTGACCACCGCCGGGATCGTGCTTCCGCTGGTCGAGGCGCAGGGCCTCTCCCAGGCGCAGCTGGCGCTGGTCATCATGGCGATCTCGGCCGGCTCGATCTTCGCCTCGCACGTCAACGACGGGGGGTTCTGGATGGTCGGCAAGTACTTCGGGATCTCCGAACGCGACACGCTGAAGACCTGGACGGTCCTGGAGTCGGTCCTCTCGCTCGCCGGCTTCGCGGTGGCGGCGCTGCTGAGCCTGATCGTCTAG
- a CDS encoding sugar kinase, which produces MTRSSNVGDTPVPATGAAPDVDVVCLGESMVTFLPTAPGPLADVPAFERAIGGAESNVACALARAGHPTRWISRVGADGFGDHLVREIAGHGVDTRAVRRDPARPTGIYFRTAGDRATDAHEVVYYRGGSAASAMAPATMDLAALRSGRVLHLSGITAALSADCLDLLRALMAGPAAAVPQAPNSPPAQSTSFGQGGSAYTGEAPIPSSPVRGAAGPRPSPAAAPGGPRRPLISFDVNYRPRLWSGPQGPRVLLDLARAADVVFVGADEAQAAWGLPDPRAVRAALPEPETLVVKLGRAGARVFRHAPGTPGRDDAPAGTLVPAPTVDVVAAVGAGDAFAAGFLSAALRGLPLRTRVRHGHLWAAAALTVPGDLAPPPARPLADRLAALDDDAWGTLHLGPGWTDAMEATDQEVHTQ; this is translated from the coding sequence GTGACCAGGTCCTCGAACGTCGGCGACACCCCCGTCCCGGCGACCGGCGCCGCCCCGGACGTCGATGTCGTCTGCCTCGGCGAGTCCATGGTCACCTTCCTGCCCACCGCCCCCGGCCCGCTCGCCGACGTCCCCGCCTTCGAACGGGCCATCGGCGGCGCCGAGTCCAACGTCGCCTGCGCCCTCGCCCGCGCCGGCCACCCCACCCGCTGGATCTCCCGGGTCGGCGCCGACGGCTTCGGCGACCACCTCGTCCGGGAGATCGCCGGCCACGGCGTCGACACCCGCGCGGTCCGCCGCGACCCCGCCCGCCCCACCGGCATCTACTTCCGCACCGCGGGCGACCGGGCCACCGACGCCCACGAAGTCGTCTACTACCGCGGCGGATCGGCCGCCTCCGCGATGGCCCCGGCCACCATGGACCTCGCCGCCCTCCGCTCCGGCCGGGTGCTCCACCTCTCCGGGATCACCGCCGCGCTCTCCGCCGACTGCCTCGACCTGCTGCGCGCCCTGATGGCCGGCCCGGCGGCCGCCGTTCCCCAGGCTCCCAACTCCCCTCCCGCGCAGTCGACTTCGTTCGGGCAGGGGGGATCCGCGTACACGGGGGAGGCCCCGATCCCCTCCTCGCCCGTGCGCGGCGCCGCCGGTCCCCGCCCGTCGCCCGCCGCCGCCCCGGGCGGTCCGCGGCGCCCGTTGATCTCCTTCGACGTCAACTACCGGCCGCGTCTGTGGTCCGGCCCCCAGGGGCCGCGGGTCCTCCTCGACCTCGCCCGTGCCGCCGACGTGGTCTTCGTCGGCGCCGACGAGGCCCAGGCCGCCTGGGGCCTGCCCGATCCCCGGGCCGTCCGCGCCGCGCTGCCCGAGCCGGAGACCCTGGTCGTCAAGCTCGGCCGGGCCGGCGCGCGCGTCTTCCGGCACGCCCCGGGCACCCCCGGCCGCGACGACGCCCCCGCCGGCACCCTCGTCCCCGCCCCCACGGTCGACGTGGTCGCCGCGGTCGGCGCCGGTGACGCCTTCGCCGCCGGCTTCCTCTCTGCCGCCCTGCGCGGACTGCCGCTGCGCACCCGGGTCCGGCACGGCCACCTGTGGGCCGCCGCCGCCCTCACCGTCCCCGGCGACCTCGCCCCGCCCCCCGCCCGGCCGCTGGCCGACCGCCTGGCCGCGCTCGACGACGACGCCTGGGGGACACTGCACCTCGGCCCGGGCTGGACGGACGCCATGGAGGCCACGGACCAGGAGGTGCACACACAGTGA
- a CDS encoding AAA family ATPase, with translation MTIRILPAVGDPDAARAVAALLDRLPDAEPAPAAADSTALLSALAGAAGPAAQPSPAPAGAPPGGPAAAVQALPEVVLVHERIGPLPALELIREVALRFPAVGVVLITADAGPALYSAAMDAGARGIVGLPLGYDELAARVQAAAQWATGVRVHLGGNPDALPAPTGTLVTVTGAKGGVGTTVTAVHLALAARAAGARVALVDLDLQSGDIGSYLDVQFRRSVVDLAGIQDISARVLQDAVHAHHTGLGLLLAPEEGERGEEVDDRAARQIVTALRSRYDVVVADCGSQMQSANAAAVELADVALLVTTPDVVCVRAAKRQVRLWDRLRIRKAEDTTTVVNRLTRHTEIQPALVAKATGTRVARTPVPAAFKELQPCVDAGRMQDLDARSTVRTALWELAGELGLAGPSAAARTGRGGHRNRPMLTGRKRKALTTGAAPAPGTGQGPGAAPGTGTFGARHGTPTGPGAPGTFDPAGPYEEG, from the coding sequence GTGACCATCCGCATCCTCCCGGCAGTCGGCGACCCGGACGCCGCCCGGGCCGTCGCCGCACTCCTCGACCGACTCCCGGACGCCGAGCCGGCGCCCGCCGCCGCCGACAGCACCGCGCTGCTCAGCGCCCTGGCCGGGGCCGCCGGACCGGCCGCCCAGCCGTCGCCGGCCCCCGCCGGGGCCCCGCCCGGCGGACCGGCCGCCGCCGTCCAGGCGCTCCCCGAGGTCGTCCTCGTCCACGAGCGGATCGGCCCGCTCCCCGCGCTGGAGCTGATCCGCGAGGTGGCGCTCCGCTTCCCCGCCGTCGGCGTCGTCCTGATCACCGCCGACGCCGGCCCGGCGCTGTACTCCGCCGCGATGGACGCCGGCGCCCGCGGCATCGTCGGACTGCCCCTGGGCTACGACGAACTGGCCGCCCGGGTGCAGGCCGCGGCCCAGTGGGCGACGGGGGTGCGCGTCCACCTGGGGGGCAACCCGGACGCGCTTCCCGCGCCGACCGGCACCCTCGTCACCGTCACCGGCGCCAAGGGCGGCGTCGGCACCACCGTCACCGCCGTCCACCTCGCGCTCGCCGCGCGGGCCGCGGGCGCCCGGGTCGCGCTGGTCGACCTCGACCTCCAGTCCGGCGACATCGGCTCCTATCTGGACGTCCAGTTCCGCCGCTCGGTCGTGGACCTCGCCGGGATCCAGGACATCTCCGCCCGGGTCCTCCAGGACGCCGTCCACGCCCACCACACCGGACTCGGCCTGCTGCTCGCCCCCGAGGAGGGCGAGCGCGGCGAGGAGGTCGACGACCGGGCGGCCCGCCAGATCGTCACCGCCCTGCGCTCCCGCTACGACGTGGTGGTCGCCGACTGCGGCTCCCAGATGCAGTCCGCCAACGCCGCCGCCGTCGAACTCGCCGACGTGGCCCTGCTGGTGACCACCCCGGACGTGGTCTGCGTCCGCGCCGCCAAACGCCAGGTACGGCTGTGGGACCGGCTGCGGATCCGCAAGGCCGAGGACACCACCACCGTCGTCAACCGCCTCACCCGGCACACCGAGATCCAGCCGGCGCTGGTCGCCAAGGCCACCGGCACCCGGGTCGCCCGCACCCCGGTCCCGGCCGCCTTCAAGGAACTCCAGCCCTGCGTCGACGCGGGCCGGATGCAGGACCTCGACGCCCGCTCGACGGTCCGCACGGCCCTGTGGGAGCTCGCCGGCGAACTGGGTCTGGCCGGCCCGTCCGCCGCCGCCCGGACGGGCCGCGGCGGCCACCGCAACCGCCCCATGCTCACCGGGCGCAAGCGCAAGGCCCTCACCACCGGGGCGGCGCCCGCACCCGGGACGGGACAGGGGCCGGGGGCCGCACCGGGGACGGGGACGTTCGGCGCCCGGCACGGCACGCCGACGGGCCCCGGCGCCCCCGGGACGTTCGATCCGGCCGGTCCCTACGAGGAGGGCTGA
- a CDS encoding IclR family transcriptional regulator, translating to MSQTVDRALSILPLLAEGPADLGQVADRLGVHKSTALRLLRTLHAHGLVHRQPDQRYRLGARLFALAQQAAEHLDVREIAHPHLVELNEKCGHTVHLAVHEENEVLYIDKVDSRYPVRMYSRIGKPVAITVAAVAKLLLADLPEAERRALAARLDYPRYTPRSTPDAAAFLAELAKVREQGWATDLGGHEESINCIGAPVRGADGRVAAAMSISAPNVVVSAEELLTLLPLVRRTADAVSREYSGTTSPGNEPAP from the coding sequence ATGAGCCAGACCGTCGACCGCGCGCTGAGCATCCTGCCGCTGCTCGCCGAGGGCCCCGCCGACCTGGGACAGGTCGCCGACCGGCTCGGCGTGCACAAGTCCACCGCGCTGCGCCTGCTGCGCACCCTGCACGCCCACGGTCTCGTCCACCGCCAGCCCGACCAGCGCTACCGCCTCGGCGCCCGGCTCTTCGCCCTCGCCCAGCAGGCCGCCGAGCATCTCGACGTCCGCGAGATCGCCCACCCCCACCTCGTCGAACTCAACGAGAAGTGCGGCCACACCGTCCACCTCGCCGTCCACGAGGAGAACGAGGTCCTCTACATCGACAAGGTCGACAGCCGCTATCCGGTCCGGATGTACTCCCGGATCGGCAAACCGGTCGCGATCACCGTCGCCGCGGTCGCCAAACTCCTCCTGGCCGACCTGCCCGAGGCCGAGCGCCGGGCCCTCGCCGCCCGCCTCGACTACCCCCGCTACACGCCCCGTTCGACGCCCGACGCCGCGGCCTTCCTGGCCGAGCTGGCCAAGGTGCGCGAACAGGGCTGGGCCACCGACCTCGGTGGCCACGAGGAGTCCATCAACTGCATCGGCGCCCCCGTCCGGGGTGCGGACGGACGGGTCGCGGCCGCCATGTCGATCTCCGCCCCCAACGTCGTGGTCAGCGCCGAGGAACTCCTCACCCTGCTCCCGCTGGTGCGCCGCACCGCGGACGCCGTCAGCCGGGAGTACTCCGGCACCACCAGCCCCGGCAACGAGCCGGCCCCGTGA
- a CDS encoding RidA family protein — MSEKTALTPATHTTPPAKFSHGVRKGNILQVAGQVGFLPAVEGQPPTPAGPTLREQTLQTLDNVRAVLEEGGATWDDAMMIRIYLTDVDHFAEMNEIYNAYFEEQGLKQAPAARTTVYVGLPKGLLIEIDALAVLS, encoded by the coding sequence ATGAGCGAGAAGACCGCCCTCACCCCGGCCACCCACACCACCCCGCCCGCGAAGTTCTCGCACGGCGTCCGGAAGGGCAACATCCTCCAGGTCGCCGGCCAGGTCGGCTTCCTGCCCGCCGTCGAGGGCCAGCCCCCGACGCCGGCCGGCCCGACGCTGCGCGAGCAGACCCTGCAGACCCTCGACAACGTCCGGGCGGTCCTCGAAGAGGGCGGCGCCACCTGGGACGACGCCATGATGATCCGCATCTACCTCACGGACGTGGACCACTTCGCCGAGATGAACGAGATCTACAACGCCTACTTCGAGGAGCAGGGACTCAAGCAGGCCCCGGCCGCCCGGACCACCGTCTACGTCGGCCTGCCCAAGGGCCTGCTCATCGAGATCGACGCGCTCGCCGTCCTGAGCTGA
- a CDS encoding amino acid deaminase, with protein sequence MAGERLARELGNLADDRVDHRFKALPPDAAGRTVGELAAERRNLFTDGFTTPVLALSAESVEHNLALLETYTSRHGLAFAPHGKTCMAPQLFARQLAHGAWGITAAVPHQARVYRDFGIQRIFLANEVVDAAALRWLAGELAADPDFRFVCYVDSLRGIALMDQALRAAEAVRPVDVVIELGAGEGARTGARSEAECRELADAIAGVDTLRLVGVAGYEGEVPDADHERVTAWLHRLVALAADLDASGRFTDLDEIVVSAGGSAWFDAVAEVFAGLPELSAPVLKLLRSGAYVSHDDGHYRHLTPFNRVPEEGALQPAFRLWAQVVSRPTPEQAFLNAGKRDAAYDLHLPQAQVVRSGRDGTERPAAGLTVTGLSDQHAWVRTEHAGDLEVGDWVGLGLSHPCTSFDKWQLIPLVEEDGTVVDFIRTFF encoded by the coding sequence ATGGCCGGCGAGCGGCTCGCGCGGGAACTCGGGAATCTCGCGGACGACAGGGTCGATCACCGCTTCAAGGCGCTCCCGCCGGACGCCGCCGGGCGCACCGTCGGGGAGCTGGCCGCCGAGCGCCGCAATCTCTTCACGGACGGCTTCACCACACCCGTCCTGGCCCTCTCCGCCGAGTCGGTCGAGCACAACCTCGCCCTGCTGGAGACCTACACCTCCCGGCACGGCCTGGCCTTCGCCCCGCACGGCAAGACCTGCATGGCCCCGCAGCTCTTCGCCCGCCAACTGGCGCACGGCGCCTGGGGAATCACCGCGGCCGTCCCCCACCAGGCGCGCGTCTACCGCGACTTCGGCATCCAGCGGATCTTCCTGGCCAACGAGGTCGTGGACGCCGCCGCGCTGCGCTGGCTCGCCGGCGAACTGGCCGCCGACCCGGACTTCCGCTTCGTCTGCTACGTCGACTCCCTCCGCGGCATCGCGCTGATGGACCAGGCGCTGCGCGCCGCCGAGGCCGTCCGCCCGGTGGACGTCGTCATCGAACTCGGCGCCGGCGAGGGCGCCCGGACCGGCGCCCGGAGCGAGGCCGAGTGCCGCGAACTCGCCGATGCCATCGCGGGTGTGGACACCCTCCGCCTCGTCGGCGTCGCCGGCTACGAGGGCGAGGTGCCGGACGCCGACCACGAGCGCGTCACCGCCTGGCTGCACCGGCTGGTCGCGCTCGCCGCCGACCTCGACGCCTCCGGGCGCTTCACCGACCTCGACGAGATCGTGGTCAGCGCCGGCGGCAGCGCGTGGTTCGACGCGGTCGCCGAGGTCTTCGCGGGGCTTCCCGAGCTCTCCGCGCCGGTCCTGAAACTGCTGCGCTCGGGCGCGTACGTCTCGCACGACGACGGGCACTACCGCCACCTCACTCCCTTCAACCGCGTCCCCGAGGAGGGGGCGCTGCAGCCCGCCTTCCGGCTCTGGGCACAGGTCGTCTCCCGGCCCACCCCCGAGCAGGCGTTCCTCAACGCCGGCAAGCGGGACGCGGCGTACGACCTCCACCTGCCGCAGGCGCAGGTCGTGCGCTCCGGCCGGGACGGCACCGAGCGCCCGGCGGCCGGCCTCACCGTCACCGGCCTGTCCGACCAGCACGCCTGGGTCCGCACCGAGCACGCCGGAGACCTGGAGGTCGGCGACTGGGTCGGTCTGGGTCTGTCGCACCCGTGCACCTCCTTCGACAAGTGGCAGCTGATTCCGCTGGTCGAGGAGGACGGGACGGTCGTCGATTTCATCCGCACGTTCTTCTGA
- a CDS encoding CpaF family protein — protein MSLKARIVAPEPAGEDHQDGHLVAVYRAKLLEEIDLAEMSSLSAAERRSRLERVLGHIISREGPVLSTAERAQLIRRVVDEALGLGVLEPLLEDASVTEIMVNGPDQVYVERHGRVEPVPVRFASHEQLMQTIERIVSTVNRRVDESHPMVDARLPTGERVNVIIPPLALNGATLTIRRFPRAYTLAELIGVGTLDEQMLMLLAGLVRARFNVVVSGATGAGKTTLLNALSGLIPDGERIITVEDAAELQLQQSHVIRLESRPPNVEGKGRITIRDLVRNSLRMRPDRIIVGEVRGGETLDMLQAMSTGHDGSLATVHANSAEDALMRLQTLASMSDVAIPFEALRDQINSAVDCLVQLTRHADGSRRISEIALLDSRGHEDYRIVTVCRFEAAPMGADRVVHGAFHYFPLPRRVAERLFMAGESAPPAFGVAATDDQLATRKAT, from the coding sequence ATGAGTCTGAAAGCCCGGATCGTCGCACCCGAACCGGCCGGCGAGGACCACCAGGACGGCCACCTGGTCGCCGTCTACCGCGCCAAGCTGCTGGAGGAGATCGACCTCGCCGAGATGTCCTCGCTGTCCGCCGCCGAGCGCCGCTCCCGGCTGGAACGCGTCCTGGGCCACATCATCAGCCGCGAGGGCCCGGTCCTCTCCACCGCCGAACGCGCCCAGCTGATCCGCCGGGTGGTCGACGAGGCGCTCGGCCTCGGCGTCCTCGAACCCCTCCTGGAGGACGCCTCGGTCACCGAGATCATGGTCAACGGCCCCGACCAGGTCTACGTCGAACGGCACGGCCGGGTCGAGCCGGTCCCCGTCCGCTTCGCCTCCCACGAGCAGCTCATGCAGACCATCGAGCGGATCGTCTCCACCGTCAACCGCCGCGTCGACGAGTCCCATCCGATGGTCGACGCCCGCCTGCCCACCGGCGAGCGGGTCAACGTCATCATCCCGCCGCTGGCCCTCAACGGCGCCACCCTCACCATCCGCCGCTTCCCGCGCGCCTACACCCTCGCCGAACTCATCGGCGTCGGCACGCTCGACGAGCAGATGCTGATGCTGTTGGCGGGCCTGGTGCGCGCCAGGTTCAACGTGGTGGTCTCCGGCGCCACCGGAGCCGGCAAGACCACCCTGCTCAACGCCCTCTCCGGGCTGATCCCGGACGGTGAGCGGATCATCACGGTCGAGGACGCCGCCGAACTCCAGCTCCAGCAGAGCCACGTCATCCGGCTGGAGTCCCGCCCGCCCAACGTCGAGGGCAAGGGCCGGATCACCATCCGCGACCTGGTCCGCAACTCCCTGCGCATGCGCCCCGACCGCATCATCGTCGGCGAGGTCCGCGGCGGCGAGACCCTCGACATGCTGCAGGCGATGTCCACCGGCCACGACGGCTCGCTCGCCACCGTCCACGCCAACAGCGCCGAGGACGCCCTGATGCGGCTCCAGACCCTCGCCTCCATGTCGGACGTCGCCATCCCCTTCGAGGCGCTGCGCGACCAGATCAACAGCGCCGTCGACTGCCTCGTCCAGCTCACCCGGCACGCCGACGGCTCCCGCCGGATCAGCGAGATCGCCCTCCTGGACTCCCGCGGCCACGAGGACTACCGGATCGTGACGGTCTGCCGCTTCGAGGCCGCGCCGATGGGCGCCGACCGCGTGGTGCACGGCGCCTTCCACTACTTCCCGCTGCCCCGCCGGGTCGCCGAACGCCTCTTCATGGCCGGCGAGTCCGCCCCGCCCGCCTTCGGCGTGGCGGCCACCGACGACCAACTCGCCACCCGGAAGGCCACCTGA
- a CDS encoding serine protease, whose protein sequence is MYRPLVGTLATAVLGAAALVTAAAPAGAAPAGAAAHHKPKPPRTQAVDFAGTVALDDCSGSIVKMPTSQPDDPALVLTNGHCLESGMPSPGEVIVDQPSSRSFTVLDKSAGDLGTLTATKVAYSTMTDTDVTFYETGSTYAQIQQKYGIKPLELSTDHPTKGAGITVVSGYWKKTYTCNIDGFVPTLKEGDWTWKDSVRYTPECKTIGGTSGSPVIDNGTGKVTAINNTGNENGERCTVNNPCEVDANGNVTVHKGTNYAEETYTIPKCFGTGNKLDLNAGGCTLPKPAATRR, encoded by the coding sequence ATGTATCGACCTCTCGTCGGCACCCTGGCCACCGCCGTACTGGGCGCCGCGGCGCTGGTGACGGCCGCCGCCCCCGCGGGCGCCGCCCCGGCCGGTGCCGCCGCGCACCACAAGCCGAAGCCCCCGCGGACGCAGGCCGTCGACTTCGCGGGCACGGTGGCGCTGGACGACTGCTCCGGTTCCATCGTCAAGATGCCCACCTCGCAGCCCGACGACCCGGCGCTGGTGTTGACCAACGGCCACTGTCTGGAGAGCGGGATGCCCTCCCCGGGCGAGGTCATAGTCGACCAGCCCTCCAGCCGCAGCTTCACCGTCCTGGACAAGTCGGCCGGCGACCTGGGCACGCTGACGGCCACCAAGGTCGCCTACTCGACGATGACCGACACCGACGTGACGTTCTACGAGACCGGCTCCACCTACGCCCAGATCCAGCAGAAGTACGGGATCAAGCCGCTGGAGCTGTCCACGGACCACCCCACCAAGGGTGCCGGTATCACCGTCGTCTCCGGCTACTGGAAGAAGACCTACACCTGCAACATCGACGGGTTCGTGCCCACCCTCAAGGAGGGCGACTGGACCTGGAAGGACTCGGTCCGCTACACCCCCGAGTGCAAGACGATCGGCGGCACCTCCGGATCGCCGGTGATCGACAACGGCACCGGCAAGGTCACGGCGATAAACAACACGGGCAACGAGAACGGTGAGCGCTGCACCGTCAACAACCCGTGCGAGGTGGACGCGAACGGCAACGTCACCGTCCACAAGGGCACCAACTACGCCGAGGAGACCTACACCATCCCCAAGTGCTTCGGCACCGGCAACAAGCTCGACCTGAACGCCGGGGGCTGCACCCTGCCCAAGCCGGCGGCCACCCGCAGGTGA
- a CDS encoding TadE/TadG family type IV pilus assembly protein, with translation MRRPAGPGPAPGGRPRPCFRDRVRDRDRGQVSVEFLGLLPLILVVLALLWQFVLVGYTYALAAHAADRGARAAGATEGGGAGACRAAAEHQLPHAWQGGSSTSCSIAPGLWKATVQIKVPVLFPGAGAFPWTVTGTAGAAKEAAAR, from the coding sequence ATGCGGCGTCCCGCAGGGCCCGGCCCGGCGCCGGGCGGCCGCCCCCGCCCCTGCTTCCGCGACCGCGTCCGTGACCGCGACCGGGGTCAGGTCTCGGTCGAGTTCCTCGGCCTGCTCCCGCTGATCCTCGTAGTCCTCGCCCTGCTCTGGCAGTTCGTGCTGGTCGGCTACACCTATGCGCTCGCCGCGCACGCCGCCGACCGGGGCGCGCGGGCCGCCGGTGCCACCGAGGGCGGCGGGGCAGGCGCCTGCCGCGCCGCCGCCGAGCACCAGCTCCCGCACGCCTGGCAGGGCGGCTCCAGCACGTCCTGCAGCATCGCACCGGGCCTGTGGAAGGCGACGGTCCAGATCAAGGTCCCGGTGCTCTTCCCCGGCGCCGGCGCCTTTCCGTGGACGGTCACCGGCACCGCAGGCGCCGCCAAGGAGGCAGCGGCCCGATGA
- a CDS encoding TadE/TadG family type IV pilus assembly protein, with amino-acid sequence MTRRTPARPRTRRRPRDRGSASLEFLGILPVLLLVALAAVQLGLAAYAVQQAGTAARAAARTAAMDPTDQETDPQTAGRAAISDWVARRASISVGGSGDAVSATATVPIPSILPGADFGSARRSATMPRPEGAPSR; translated from the coding sequence ATGACCCGCCGAACGCCCGCCCGCCCCCGGACCCGCCGGCGCCCCCGCGACCGCGGCTCCGCCTCCCTGGAGTTCCTCGGCATCCTCCCGGTCCTGCTGCTCGTCGCCCTCGCCGCCGTCCAACTGGGCCTGGCCGCCTACGCCGTCCAACAGGCCGGCACCGCCGCCCGCGCCGCCGCCCGCACCGCCGCGATGGACCCCACCGACCAGGAGACCGACCCGCAGACCGCCGGCCGGGCCGCGATCAGCGACTGGGTCGCCCGCCGCGCCTCGATCAGCGTCGGCGGCTCCGGCGACGCGGTCAGCGCCACCGCCACCGTGCCGATCCCCTCGATCCTCCCCGGCGCCGACTTCGGCTCCGCGCGCCGCAGCGCCACCATGCCCCGCCCCGAAGGAGCCCCGTCGCGATGA